The following is a genomic window from Hemibagrus wyckioides isolate EC202008001 linkage group LG22, SWU_Hwy_1.0, whole genome shotgun sequence.
TACATTTTATGTGGGTCGAAATAAACCAGCTTGTTTGGTTGGTTTTGCAAACGTGCCACTATTTTTGTTTAagctgctgtaaaaaaaaaaaataaataaaagtatttttctTTAAGATATCTACAGGGAAGCATGGCAGGTAAAGGCAGAGGAATAGCAGCTTTTACATTCAACATAGAGGTACTGGGTCTCACCAGAGGATCCATGCCTGAGAGTCAGCGTGGTCCACAAGCCTTGTTTCCTGTGAGTTGTTCACAAAATCCCAGTTTGTACTAGTTTCTGTATCCTAATATTCCAGTATTAGAATAAATTTGTTCCCTATACCCTTAGATCTCTTTGTGGCCACAGAGTTTGATGCTCTGCTAAACTGGATTTTATGTGTTCCACAGCAAGTGGAGTTTAAACCAGTGCCTCTAAAGGCTGGTGAAGATGAAGACTACATGTTAGCTTTGAAACAAGAGATTAGGGGGAGAATGAAAGGCCTACCTTTCAACATAAAGCCGTTCTCAGGCAGGAATGGTGGGTTGAGCTCTGACGGCTTGAATCACAGTAACACAATGCACCATGGCTTTCATTAGCAGCACTTAAAGACTGCTCACTGATCTGCACATGGAGCACATTAAGTGTTTTTGGATCGGTGTGCACACCCCTAAGGATATTGGCCTCTAttttcattatagacttaagtGAATAGATCTCAAGTATTTTGAAACAAttggaagaaaaaaagttgTCATGGttcttgttgttttgtgttttgtttttttttcagatgtggaacggtataaagaaaaatatgtaaGAGAATGCCAGAAAATTGAGGATGAAGAATGGACCCCAGGTAACATCTACAGTATGAATAGAGCATATGATGTGATTTGGTCATTTCACATTTAGCCTAAATTTGTTTGCAGACTGGAACCGTCTTCCAAAGGAGCTAATGCctcagaagaagaaaataagaaagaaaatgggTAAATGTATGAATTAATACACatactatattggcaaaagtgtTGTTTTCAGAGGTAAGGCTTGGCTCCTTAGTTTCAGtgtaaggaactcttaatgcttcagcataccaagacattttggacaatttcatgctcccaactttgtgggaacagtttgaggatgaccccttcctgttcc
Proteins encoded in this region:
- the polr3g gene encoding DNA-directed RNA polymerase III subunit RPC7 — its product is MAGKGRGIAAFTFNIEVLGLTRGSMPESQRGPQALFPQVEFKPVPLKAGEDEDYMLALKQEIRGRMKGLPFNIKPFSGRNDVERYKEKYVRECQKIEDEEWTPDWNRLPKELMPQKKKIRKKMDPKKPRKISNKEQEDVLSKLDELENKGDKSDEEKEKEEKKADEEEEVEGDEYDEELEEENDYIDTYFEDGDEYGAGSDDNMDEATY